From Desulfuromonas soudanensis, the proteins below share one genomic window:
- a CDS encoding DUF3820 family protein produces the protein MTGPDSNELLKLLRMRMPFGKYADWRLIDLPEPYVVWFAGQGFPEGELGQMLRALYEIKVNGLEYLFDPLR, from the coding sequence ATGACCGGACCGGACAGCAACGAACTGCTCAAGCTCCTTCGGATGCGCATGCCCTTCGGAAAATATGCCGACTGGCGGCTCATCGATCTCCCCGAGCCGTATGTCGTCTGGTTCGCCGGCCAGGGGTTTCCCGAGGGGGAGCTCGGGCAGATGCTTCGCGCCCTGTATGAAATCAAGGTCAACGGCCTCGAATATCTCTTCGACCCCTTGCGGTGA
- a CDS encoding PilZ domain-containing protein: MTGTNRRQNQRQNALNLLDYTALGADGEIAFRGLGRTLNVGENGLLLETHHPLTAGQTVRITIGLREDLVDLQGRVVRIEPDGGEKFQAGIEFASLEGDGRRIFSAYLAAFKETFLG; this comes from the coding sequence ATGACAGGGACCAATCGACGGCAAAACCAGCGGCAGAACGCCCTGAATCTCCTCGATTACACGGCTCTGGGAGCCGATGGCGAGATCGCCTTTCGCGGGCTGGGGCGCACCCTCAATGTGGGCGAAAACGGCCTGCTCCTCGAAACGCACCACCCTCTGACGGCGGGTCAGACCGTTCGTATCACCATCGGGCTCCGGGAGGATCTGGTCGATCTCCAGGGACGGGTGGTTCGCATCGAGCCGGATGGGGGGGAGAAGTTTCAAGCGGGGATCGAATTTGCAAGTCTCGAAGGCGATGGACGACGGATCTTCAGTGCCTATCTCGCCGCTTTCAAGGAGACCTTCCTCGGTTGA
- a CDS encoding tRNA dihydrouridine synthase, which produces MNQAVDEVAESIPRTLNLPWIPGSFPLMLAPMQGLTNRALRALFVEWVRPDVVFTEFMRVGPGARRTLSAVDRREAASRQDEVPLVVQLIGRDRQALVAAAEAAQDEGALHLNLNMGCPFGRLSSTCAGGALLKTPDVLPGLLSALRAAVRGSFSVKLRAGYDDPRQVFALLPLFESVGIDYLILHPRTVVQKYAGSADHRVTAEVVASCALPVIANGDINSAADGQRVLDQTGAAGLMLGRGAIADPLLFERLRGRAPAIPDPCEEAAVLHRYLQALEVRYREIFCGDTQILNKLKESLAFTNAPSLARTVKQLRRAGKLSDFSRLVAAIGN; this is translated from the coding sequence TTGAATCAGGCAGTCGATGAGGTGGCAGAATCTATCCCCCGGACCTTGAACCTCCCCTGGATTCCCGGTTCGTTCCCCCTGATGCTCGCGCCGATGCAGGGGCTGACCAATCGTGCCCTTCGTGCCCTCTTTGTCGAATGGGTGCGCCCCGACGTGGTCTTCACCGAATTCATGCGTGTCGGCCCCGGCGCCCGCCGGACCCTCTCCGCCGTCGACCGCCGGGAGGCGGCCAGCCGCCAGGACGAAGTCCCGCTGGTGGTGCAACTGATCGGCCGCGACCGGCAGGCCCTGGTGGCGGCAGCCGAGGCGGCCCAGGACGAGGGGGCGCTTCACCTCAATCTCAACATGGGCTGCCCCTTCGGCCGTCTCTCTTCCACCTGCGCCGGGGGAGCCCTCCTCAAAACGCCCGACGTCCTTCCCGGACTCCTCTCGGCCCTGCGCGCCGCGGTCCGCGGCAGTTTTTCCGTCAAGCTGCGCGCCGGGTACGACGACCCCCGCCAGGTTTTCGCCCTCCTCCCCCTCTTCGAGTCGGTGGGAATCGACTATCTGATCCTTCATCCCCGCACCGTCGTGCAAAAGTACGCCGGGAGCGCCGATCACCGGGTGACCGCCGAGGTGGTAGCCTCCTGCGCCCTGCCGGTGATCGCCAACGGCGACATCAACAGCGCCGCCGACGGCCAACGGGTGCTGGACCAGACCGGCGCCGCCGGGCTGATGCTCGGGCGCGGCGCCATCGCCGACCCCCTCCTCTTCGAGCGGCTGCGGGGACGGGCCCCGGCCATCCCCGATCCCTGTGAGGAGGCGGCGGTGCTGCACAGATATCTTCAGGCCCTCGAGGTGCGTTACCGGGAAATTTTCTGCGGTGATACCCAGATTCTCAACAAACTCAAGGAGTCCCTGGCCTTCACCAACGCTCCGTCCCTGGCCAGGACCGTCAAGCAGTTGCGCCGCGCCGGCAAACTCTCCGATTTTTCCCGGCTGGTCGCCGCCATCGGCAACTGA
- a CDS encoding energy-coupling factor ABC transporter ATP-binding protein — protein MSHHIVEVDNLCYAYPDGTAAVQGISFCIHHGESVAIVGANGAGKSTLLQHLNGYLTPGEGRVRIGDFPLTKETIRDVRRTVGMVFQDPDDQLFMPTVYDDVAFGPLNLGLPPEEVQARVTEALARVEALHLQDRPPYRLSGGEKRSVAIASVLSMKPDILVMDEPTTGLDPRARRRLIELLRGFHHTKIIATHDLDLVLDLCERTIVIHNGRVTADGPTAAIFQDQELLAASHLEKPLRLQGCPVCSL, from the coding sequence ATGAGCCATCACATCGTCGAGGTCGACAACCTCTGCTACGCCTACCCCGACGGGACCGCCGCGGTGCAGGGGATCTCCTTTTGCATTCATCACGGCGAGTCGGTGGCCATCGTCGGCGCCAACGGCGCCGGCAAGTCGACTCTGCTGCAGCACCTCAACGGCTACCTGACTCCCGGTGAGGGACGGGTGCGAATCGGCGACTTCCCCCTGACCAAGGAGACGATCCGCGACGTGCGCCGCACCGTCGGCATGGTCTTCCAGGACCCCGACGACCAGCTCTTCATGCCGACGGTCTATGACGACGTCGCCTTCGGTCCCCTCAACCTCGGCCTGCCCCCTGAGGAGGTGCAGGCCCGGGTGACCGAGGCCCTGGCCCGGGTCGAGGCCCTGCATCTGCAGGACCGCCCCCCCTACCGCCTTTCCGGGGGGGAAAAGCGTTCCGTGGCCATCGCCTCGGTCCTCTCCATGAAGCCGGACATCCTGGTCATGGACGAGCCGACCACCGGCCTCGACCCCCGCGCCCGGCGTCGGCTCATCGAACTGTTGCGCGGCTTTCACCACACCAAGATCATCGCCACCCACGACCTCGATCTGGTTCTCGACCTGTGCGAGCGGACCATCGTCATCCACAACGGACGGGTCACCGCCGACGGACCGACCGCCGCAATCTTCCAGGATCAGGAGCTCCTCGCCGCCAGCCATCTGGAAAAGCCGCTGCGGTTGCAGGGGTGCCCGGTGTGCTCCCTCTAG
- the cbiQ gene encoding cobalt ECF transporter T component CbiQ, producing MAKIETAFFDIGTLDTLAGGDTPLHRLDPRAKLVTTLVFVVTVVSFGRYQIAALLPFALFPMALILRGELPAGYLGKKLLIAAPFAFFVGILNPWLDPAPLLHFGGVTVSGGWVSFASILLRFGLTVSAALVLIATTSFAGVCMALEKLGAPKIFALQLLFLYRYLFVLVDEGQRLVRARALRSFAGRGMGMKIFGHLIGQLLLRTVDRAQRIHLAMLCRGFDGDIRLLRRSHIGRPEVIFTLGWSAAFIALRLFNLPHLLGTLLTELFR from the coding sequence ATGGCGAAAATCGAAACGGCCTTTTTCGACATCGGCACCCTCGACACCCTCGCCGGTGGCGATACGCCCCTCCACCGTCTCGACCCCCGGGCCAAACTGGTGACGACCCTCGTCTTCGTGGTGACGGTGGTCTCCTTCGGCCGCTACCAGATCGCCGCCCTTCTCCCCTTCGCCCTCTTCCCCATGGCGCTCATTCTCCGCGGCGAGCTCCCCGCCGGCTACCTCGGCAAGAAGCTCCTGATCGCCGCCCCCTTCGCCTTTTTTGTCGGCATTCTCAACCCCTGGCTCGATCCGGCCCCCCTCCTCCACTTCGGGGGAGTGACCGTCTCGGGAGGATGGGTCTCCTTCGCCTCGATCCTGTTGCGCTTTGGCCTCACCGTGAGCGCCGCCCTGGTTCTGATCGCCACCACCAGCTTTGCCGGGGTTTGCATGGCCTTGGAGAAGCTTGGCGCCCCGAAGATATTCGCCCTGCAGCTCCTCTTTCTCTACCGCTACCTCTTCGTCCTGGTCGACGAGGGGCAGCGTCTGGTGCGGGCCCGGGCCCTGCGCTCCTTTGCCGGACGCGGCATGGGGATGAAGATATTCGGCCACCTGATCGGGCAGCTGCTGCTGCGCACCGTCGACCGCGCCCAGCGCATCCACCTGGCGATGCTCTGCCGCGGCTTCGACGGCGACATCCGTCTGTTGCGCCGTTCCCACATCGGCCGCCCCGAGGTGATCTTCACCCTCGGCTGGAGTGCGGCCTTTATCGCCCTGCGGCTCTTCAACCTGCCGCACCTTCTCGGCACCCTGTTAACGGAGCTGTTCCGATGA
- the nikR gene encoding nickel-responsive transcriptional regulator NikR encodes MADLTRFGISIDDRLLRRFDDLIAEKGSANRSEAIRDLIRGALIEDQWARGNDETVGTVTLVYDHHTRDLSDKLTEQQHSHHDAIVSALHVHLDAHHCLEVVVVRGKAREVKRLADELIGTKGVKHGKLVTTTTGKDLL; translated from the coding sequence GTGGCCGATCTGACCCGTTTCGGAATATCCATCGACGACCGCCTCCTGCGGCGCTTTGACGACCTGATCGCCGAAAAGGGGTCCGCCAACCGCTCCGAGGCGATTCGCGACCTCATCCGCGGCGCCCTCATCGAGGACCAGTGGGCCCGGGGAAACGACGAGACGGTCGGCACCGTCACCCTCGTCTACGACCACCACACCCGGGACCTGTCGGACAAGCTCACCGAGCAGCAGCACAGCCACCACGACGCCATCGTCTCGGCGCTCCACGTCCACCTCGACGCCCATCATTGCCTGGAGGTTGTGGTGGTGCGGGGGAAAGCGCGGGAAGTCAAGCGCCTGGCCGACGAGCTGATCGGCACCAAGGGCGTCAAGCACGGCAAACTGGTGACCACGACCACCGGGAAGGACCTCCTGTAA
- a CDS encoding ribonucleoside triphosphate reductase: MLEFIRKRNGRLVPFEAEKIDGAICKAVRAVGGTDMAKVAGITRQVAGILEVLYKDERVPTVENVQDLVEKILIENGHAQVAKAFILYRKQHEALRKTREFMQESIEAIDSYLTQEDWRVNENANMGYSLQGLNNHIAANITSNYWLNKIYPATIAGAHREGDFHIHDLGMLSVYCCGWDLKDLLLKGFTGAYGKVQSAPPAHFRTALGQAVNFFYTLQGEAAGAQAFANFDTLLAPFIRYDKLSYKEVKQSIQEFIFNMNVPTRVGFQTPFTNITMDMTPPKNMAGDAVVIGGKLMDESYGDFQEEMDQLNRAFCEVMMEGDSSGRIFSFPIPTYNITVGFDWESERFQPIWEMTAKYGIPYFSNFINSDMDPEDARSMCCRLRLDNRELRRRGGGLFGSNPLTGSIGVVTLNLPRAAYVAESRELFFTRISELMRLAFESLEIKRKQLERFTEEGLYPYSRYYLGAIRERTGHYWDNHFSTIGLLGMNEACLNLIGVGIETPAGKTLAGETLAFMRRQLEAYQEETGHLYNLEATPAEGTSFRLARRDRKRFPEILTAGSDEPYYTNSTQLPVGSTDDIFAALQHQDGLQTLYTGGTVFHGFLGERLDDWRSARLLVRRIAENFHLPYFTLSPTFTICPVHGYISGEHFSCPHHHEGKAA, encoded by the coding sequence ATGCTGGAATTTATCCGGAAGAGAAACGGGCGGCTGGTCCCCTTCGAGGCCGAAAAAATCGACGGGGCGATCTGCAAGGCGGTTCGCGCCGTCGGCGGAACGGACATGGCAAAGGTCGCCGGCATCACCCGGCAGGTGGCGGGGATACTCGAGGTCCTGTACAAGGACGAGAGGGTGCCGACGGTGGAGAACGTGCAGGATCTGGTGGAGAAGATCCTCATCGAGAACGGCCATGCTCAGGTCGCCAAGGCCTTCATCCTCTACCGCAAGCAGCATGAAGCCTTGCGCAAGACCCGCGAGTTCATGCAGGAGTCGATCGAAGCCATCGACTCCTACCTGACCCAGGAGGACTGGCGGGTCAACGAGAACGCCAACATGGGGTACTCGCTGCAGGGGCTCAACAATCACATCGCCGCCAACATCACCAGCAACTACTGGCTCAATAAAATCTATCCCGCCACCATCGCCGGCGCCCACCGCGAGGGGGACTTCCACATTCACGACCTCGGGATGCTCAGCGTCTACTGCTGCGGCTGGGACTTGAAGGACCTTCTCCTCAAGGGGTTCACCGGCGCCTACGGCAAGGTGCAGAGCGCTCCTCCGGCCCATTTCCGCACCGCCCTCGGCCAGGCGGTCAACTTCTTCTACACCCTGCAGGGCGAGGCGGCCGGCGCCCAGGCCTTCGCCAACTTCGACACCCTCCTCGCCCCCTTTATCCGCTACGACAAGCTCTCCTACAAGGAAGTCAAGCAGTCGATCCAGGAGTTCATCTTCAACATGAACGTCCCGACCCGGGTCGGCTTCCAGACCCCCTTCACCAACATCACCATGGACATGACGCCGCCGAAGAACATGGCCGGCGATGCGGTGGTCATCGGCGGCAAGCTGATGGACGAGAGCTACGGCGACTTCCAGGAGGAGATGGACCAGCTCAACCGGGCTTTCTGCGAGGTGATGATGGAGGGGGATTCCTCGGGTCGGATCTTCTCCTTCCCCATTCCGACCTACAATATTACCGTCGGGTTCGACTGGGAGAGCGAGCGATTTCAGCCGATCTGGGAGATGACCGCCAAGTACGGCATCCCCTATTTCTCCAACTTCATCAACTCCGACATGGATCCCGAAGACGCCCGCTCCATGTGCTGCCGGCTGCGCCTCGACAATCGCGAACTGCGCCGCCGCGGCGGCGGCCTCTTCGGCTCCAACCCCCTGACGGGGTCGATCGGCGTGGTGACGCTCAATCTCCCCCGGGCCGCCTACGTCGCCGAGAGCAGAGAGCTCTTTTTCACCCGCATCTCCGAGCTGATGCGCCTGGCCTTCGAATCGCTGGAGATCAAGCGCAAGCAGCTCGAACGATTCACCGAGGAGGGGCTCTACCCCTACAGCCGTTATTACCTCGGTGCCATCCGCGAGCGGACCGGCCACTACTGGGACAACCACTTCTCGACCATCGGACTTCTGGGGATGAACGAGGCCTGCCTCAACCTCATCGGCGTCGGCATCGAAACCCCCGCCGGCAAGACGCTGGCCGGGGAGACGCTCGCGTTCATGCGCCGTCAGCTCGAGGCCTACCAGGAGGAGACGGGCCACCTCTACAATCTCGAGGCGACCCCCGCCGAGGGGACGAGCTTCCGCCTCGCCCGGCGCGACCGCAAGCGTTTTCCCGAGATCCTGACCGCCGGCAGCGACGAGCCCTATTACACCAACTCCACCCAGTTGCCGGTGGGGAGCACCGACGATATCTTCGCCGCCCTTCAGCATCAGGACGGGTTGCAGACCCTCTACACCGGCGGCACCGTCTTTCACGGCTTTCTCGGCGAGCGTCTCGATGACTGGCGCAGCGCCCGGCTGCTGGTGCGGCGCATCGCCGAGAATTTTCATCTCCCCTATTTCACCCTCAGTCCGACCTTCACCATCTGTCCGGTTCACGGCTACATCAGCGGCGAACACTTTTCCTGCCCCCATCACCACGAGGGGAAGGCGGCCTGA
- a CDS encoding anaerobic ribonucleoside-triphosphate reductase activating protein, whose protein sequence is MGIKGFQGTSLLDYPGKIASLVFFGGCNLTCPFCHNPGLVLDPGQYPDLSVELLIEGLAERRTFIDGVVISGGEPTLDPALSELLRRVKELGLLVKLDTNGLAPRVLERLIDGNLVDYVAIDLKTAPERYPQLHSGPVSLTDLQHSVSLLVGGAVDHEFRTTCVPGFVDQEDIRRIGETLQGARRWVLQQFVPRHALSLQVQGIEPYPPEQLELLASLAAPYAREVSIRGL, encoded by the coding sequence ATGGGGATCAAGGGGTTTCAGGGGACCAGTCTCCTCGACTATCCGGGGAAGATCGCATCCCTCGTTTTTTTCGGCGGTTGCAACCTGACCTGTCCCTTCTGTCACAATCCGGGGCTGGTCCTCGATCCCGGGCAGTACCCCGATCTCTCCGTAGAACTCCTCATCGAAGGGCTGGCGGAGCGCCGCACCTTCATCGACGGCGTGGTGATCTCCGGCGGGGAGCCGACCCTCGACCCCGCTCTTTCCGAACTTCTGCGGCGGGTCAAGGAGCTCGGGCTGCTGGTCAAGCTCGACACCAACGGTCTGGCGCCCCGCGTCCTCGAACGGCTCATCGACGGGAATCTGGTCGATTATGTCGCCATCGACCTCAAGACCGCGCCGGAGCGTTATCCGCAGCTGCACTCCGGACCGGTGTCCCTGACCGATCTCCAGCACAGCGTCTCCCTCCTTGTGGGCGGCGCAGTGGACCATGAATTTCGTACCACCTGCGTCCCCGGTTTCGTCGATCAGGAAGATATCCGCCGGATCGGCGAAACGCTGCAGGGGGCGCGGCGCTGGGTGCTGCAGCAGTTCGTTCCCCGGCATGCCCTCTCCCTGCAGGTGCAGGGCATCGAGCCCTATCCGCCGGAGCAGCTCGAACTTCTGGCGTCCCTGGCGGCACCCTACGCCCGGGAAGTGTCGATCCGCGGCCTGTGA
- a CDS encoding energy-coupling factor ABC transporter permease, translating to MHMADALLSPAVGGTMWAVTAGTIAWCSRCIKGALDDSKLPLMGVLGAFVFAVQMINFAIPGTGSSGHLGGGLLLAILLGPAAAFLSIASVLTVQALFFADGGLLALGCNIFNLGFFPCFVAWPLVFRRLAGNDPSPGRLYGATVLAALVALQLGSFAVVAETALSGVAELPFTTFLLVMQPIHLAIGLVEGVVTAALIAFIVRARPEILATALCGKGSRRVSLKPLLAALGVATILVGTGLSWFASSRPDGLEWSIARVAGGVEPQAPLDGWHGTLSGLQEKIALFPDYGFRGRGGDAPTAESETSVDAGTSLSGLVGGLATLGISLLVGLLLRRRQRT from the coding sequence ATGCACATGGCCGATGCCCTGCTTTCCCCCGCCGTCGGCGGCACGATGTGGGCGGTGACCGCCGGGACCATCGCCTGGTGTTCCCGGTGCATCAAGGGAGCCCTCGACGACAGCAAGCTGCCGCTGATGGGCGTTCTCGGCGCCTTCGTCTTTGCCGTACAGATGATCAATTTCGCCATCCCGGGGACGGGGTCGAGCGGACACCTCGGCGGCGGATTGCTCCTGGCGATCCTCCTCGGACCGGCAGCGGCCTTTCTTTCCATCGCGTCGGTCCTCACGGTGCAGGCGCTCTTTTTTGCCGACGGCGGACTTCTGGCGCTCGGCTGCAACATCTTCAATCTCGGTTTTTTCCCCTGCTTCGTCGCCTGGCCGCTGGTTTTTCGCCGCCTTGCCGGAAACGACCCTTCTCCCGGGCGGCTCTACGGCGCCACGGTTCTGGCGGCCCTGGTCGCCCTGCAGTTAGGTTCTTTTGCCGTCGTGGCCGAAACGGCGCTCTCCGGGGTGGCCGAACTCCCCTTTACCACCTTTCTGCTGGTCATGCAGCCGATTCATCTGGCGATCGGGCTGGTGGAGGGGGTCGTCACCGCGGCGCTCATCGCCTTTATCGTCCGGGCCCGCCCCGAGATCCTCGCAACGGCGCTTTGCGGCAAAGGTTCCAGGAGGGTCTCGCTGAAACCACTCCTGGCCGCACTCGGTGTCGCCACCATCCTTGTCGGGACAGGCCTCTCATGGTTCGCCTCCAGTCGTCCCGACGGCCTCGAATGGTCCATCGCCCGGGTGGCCGGCGGCGTCGAGCCGCAGGCGCCGCTGGATGGATGGCACGGCACCCTGTCCGGCCTGCAGGAAAAGATCGCTCTCTTCCCCGACTACGGTTTTCGGGGGAGGGGAGGGGACGCGCCGACGGCCGAGTCCGAGACCTCCGTCGATGCCGGCACCAGCCTTTCCGGACTCGTCGGCGGACTGGCGACGCTCGGGATTTCATTGCTGGTCGGCCTTCTGCTGCGCCGCCGGCAGAGAACTTGA
- a CDS encoding putative metallopeptidase: MPPGGGEPVRINLSARLAELGADLCLKLPDLAHIDSRRILFALGRSRAAGTHGTYARIAPLRFSAGSQEVTRRRGRFRETYRMPALVHEGREILYLIHILVPRFLRLTFEEKLRTLIHELYHISVRCDGDIRRFSGRNFAHGSSRRAYNRHIDTLADRYLAAAPDPLLLDWLHLGEEEWLQQKVRLTGLSVPLPRPILIARSRL, encoded by the coding sequence ATGCCCCCCGGGGGGGGCGAACCGGTGCGGATCAACCTCTCCGCCCGGCTCGCCGAACTCGGCGCCGACCTCTGCCTGAAACTTCCCGATCTGGCGCATATCGATTCCCGGCGCATCCTCTTCGCCCTCGGGCGCTCCCGGGCCGCCGGAACCCACGGCACCTACGCCCGTATCGCCCCGCTGCGCTTTTCCGCCGGCAGCCAGGAGGTAACCCGGCGCCGCGGGCGATTTCGGGAAACCTACCGCATGCCGGCCCTGGTCCACGAAGGGCGGGAGATCCTCTACCTGATCCACATCCTGGTACCGCGTTTTTTGCGCCTCACCTTCGAGGAGAAGCTGCGCACCCTGATTCACGAGCTCTACCACATCTCGGTGCGCTGCGACGGCGACATCCGACGCTTTTCCGGACGCAACTTCGCCCACGGCTCCTCCCGGCGCGCCTACAACCGCCACATCGACACCCTGGCCGACCGTTATCTGGCCGCCGCCCCCGACCCACTCCTCCTCGACTGGCTCCATCTCGGCGAGGAAGAGTGGCTGCAGCAAAAAGTCCGCCTCACCGGCCTCTCGGTCCCCCTCCCCCGCCCCATTCTCATCGCCCGCAGCCGGCTCTGA